The Sphaerochaeta sp. sequence GGCCACCAGCTTGCCCAGAACGTACACCTCTGAGGGGTTTGCCTGGCTGACATCGGGGACCAACAGGAAATCGGCACGACGGCCCGGGGCGATGGCGCCGCGGTCATCCAGACGGTAGCAGTCCGCCGCGTTGATCGTCGCGATGGCATAGGCGTCTTCCGCCGCCATGCCATGGGCGATGGCCATCCGTACGTTGTTGTTGATGTGTCCTTCTTCCAGAATGCTCTTCGGTTGCCGGTCATCCGTGCAGAACAAGCACCGGGTGATGTTGTGTTGGTTCACCCAGGGAAGCAGGTTGAGCAGATCCCTGCACGCCGAACCTTGGCGGAGCATCACGTACATGCCCCGGCGTATCCGGTCATGGAGCTCTTCCGGCGTTGCGCATTCATGATCCGTCTTGATTCCCGCCCCGGCATAGGCGTCCAGTCCGCTGCCTTTCACCGCCGGGCTGTGGCCGTCGATGGGAAGTCCCGCCAGTTTCGCCTCCCATATCTTGTCCAATACAAACGGAGTTCCGGAAACCACACCGGGGTAGTTCATCATCTCACCCAGCCCGAGAATCCGATCCTTTCCGAACATCTTCTTGATGTCCTTGGCCAGCAGGGTTGCGCCGGCGTGCTCGAAATCGGTGGCAGGCACGCAGGAGGGGACCATGAACTGGACGGACAGCGGCGTCTTCGCCGAGGAAGCCAGCATGTATCTCAGGCCATCCAGCCCGCAGACGTTGCAGATCTCATGGGGATCGGCGACGACGGTGGTCGTTCCGCAAGGTACGACCAGATTGGAAAACTCGCTGGGGGCCAGGTAGGAAGACTCGATGTGCTCATGGCCGTCGATCAGACCGGGGACCAGGTACAGGCCATGGGCGTCCACCATCTCCTTGCCCTTCCCTTTTCCCGGTTCGGCAAAGCCGGCGATATACCCTCCGCTGACCAACAGGTCACCGTCAAACCACTGTTTGTTGAATACATCCAGGATATGGGCTCCACTGACGCACAGGTCGGCGAGCTTTCTTCCATCCGCAACGGCGATGCCGTTTTCCCACGAACGACGCGATCTCATCGTTATCACCTCATTGCCAAGTGTACCATGATGCAAAATGTTTGCAACACTCCCTTCGTCATTTTGTCCGTCCGGAACACAGAATATCGCAAACGAGCAAAAAAAATTCTGAGGATTTCATCAAGCTTGCGTAATTCTTATAAATGGGTGATTGCAAACGAGTGGTGACAATCGGTGAGAAACCCGTATAATGTGATGCGAGAGTTTCCAAGGCAAGATGTAGCGAGCGTGGTGGCCCAATACGTTTTGCCAAGGAAACGCTCAATAGAGGCCACCACCTTGAAGAAGCATAATCACATGAAGTCCAGGAAGGCGACTCCCTGGGACGGGATGACGGACCTGACTCCCACAGAGGAATACATCAGGGACCATCATCAGGAACACTACCGGATTCATCACCAGACGTTGGGTGAGGACATGGAATCGTCGCTGTTGAACAGCCGGAAGCCGGAACGCTGCAGTTACTGCGGGTCCAAGGATTTCATCCGTTTCGGTCACAACGCAAGCGGTGTCCAAGTCTATCGTTGCCGTTCCTGCGGCCGCAGGTTCACGGTGCTGACGGGGACGATCTTCGACTCGCACAAGATTCCCATCAGCGAATGGATTGAGTTCCTCTACAACCTGTTCTCGTTCGTCAGCCTTACCGCCGACTCCTGGAACAACAAGAATGCTTTCACCACATCGAAATACTGGCTCGAGAAGGTGTTCCTCCTCGTCGGGGAGTACCAGAAGGGCATCAAGCTGAAGGGTGATGTGGTTCTGGACGAGACCTTCTATCCCGTAAGGTCAGAGGAAACCGTCTGGAAAGACGGGAAGAAGCTCAGGGGCCTTTCCGTCAACCAGATATGCATCGGCGTCGCCTGCGACAACGAGCATGTGTTCTGCGTCCTGGAGGGCAAAGGGAAGCCGTCACAGGGAAAGACGTGGTCGGCTTTCAAGGACCATATCGAGAATGGTTCCGTGCTCATCCACGACAAGGAAAACGCCCACAAGACGCTTGTTTCCGGCCTTGGTCTCACCAGCATGTCCTACGATGCGAGGGAGATCAAGAAACTTGACGACAGGGACAATCCTCTGGAACGGGTGAACAGGATACACTTTCTCCTGAAAAGGTTCTTCATGGCGCACTCGAGTTTCAAGAGGGAATACATCGGCGGGTTCATCGACCTGTTCCCTTTCGTGATGAATCCACCGTCGGAAAAGCTGGAAAAGGTCAAGGTTCTGCTCGATTTGGGATTGACCCACGCCCAAATACTCCGATTTCGTGATGATTTTCTTGAAATCAAGCATTCAGATTGAGTTTTTCACCACTCGTTTGCAAGTACCCATTGAATTCTTATCACAAACAGGCAAAAGAGTACCATCGATTTTTCTTGGATGTTCCCTTAATGAGTGATAGGATGTGGATAGTATTGTTCCCTAAGAGAAGGAGAGTCACGTATGGAAAAATTCTTTAAGGTCAAGGAGAAGGGAAGTTCCGTCAACACCGAGATTATGGCGGGCGTCACCACCTTCCTCACCATGGCGTACATTCTCGCCGTCACCCCGGGAATCCTTTCCGCAGCAGGAATGGATTTCTCCAAGGTGTTCGCGGCAACGGCCATTGCATCCGCCATCGCCACGCTGGTCATGGCGTTCTGTGCCAACCTGCCGTTCGCGTTGGCTCCAGGCATGGGATTGAACGCGTTCCTTACCTACACCGTTTGCATTGGCATGCAGAAGAGCTGGCAGTTCGCCCTCACCGCGGTGTTTGTGGAAGGTCTGATCTTCATCGCCCTGACGGCCTTCAACATCCGGGAAGCGATCGTCAACGCCATTCCTGCCAACCTGAAGAAGGCCATTGGAGCGGGTATCGGCCTGTTCATCGCCTTCATCGGCATGCAGAACGCCGGGATCATCTCCGGCTCTCAGGCGACACTGGTCGAGCTCTCGCCGACCTGGTACAAAGGCGCTCCGCTGCTGGCAATGATCGGCGTGCTGATCATCGCCATTCTGATGGCCCGCAAAGTCAGAGGCGCCATTCTGATCGGCATCATCGTCTGCACCATCATCGGCATCCCGATGGGACTGACCAAGTATGCCGGTGGCAGCTATGTCCCCCCCGCTCCGTACTTCTGGCCGTTTGACTTCCATGCCGTCGCCCAGGCTCCTGGTGAATTCATCTTCGTGATGTTCACCTTCCTGTTCGTCGATATGTTTGATACGGTCGGCACGTTGATCGGATGCGCCAACAAGACCAACATGATGGATAAGGATGGAAACATCGTCAATTGCAAGCAGGCGTTGTTTGCTGATGCCATCGGCACGACGGTCGGCGCGCTTCTGGGAACCTCCACCGTCACGACATTCGTCGAATCCTCTTCCGGCATCGCCGAAGGCGGACGCACCGGCATGACCAGCTTCGTGGTGGCCATCCTGTTCCTGCTCTCCCTGTTCCTCGAGCCGTTGTTCGGTTCCATCCCCAGCGCCGCCACGGCGCCTGCGTTGATCATCGTCGGCGTCTTGATGATGTCCCCGGTGAAAGACATGGATTGGGACGACATCACCGAAGCGGTCCCGGGTTTCCTCACCATGCTGTTCATGATCGTCGCCTACTCCATCGCGGACGGCATCATGATGGGTATCCTGTCCTTCGTGTTGATCAAGCTGATCAGCGGCAGACAGAAGGAAATCACCGCGATGACATGGGTATTGTTTGGATTGTTCATTTTCAAGATCGTGATGAAAGCGTTGGTGTGATCACCATACACGTCACACGGCAGGGTCGGGAAACCGGCCCTGTTTTTGTTTCCATTGCCGGCAAGCGTTTTTTGGACTATATTCGATGACGTACGGAGGTACAGCATATGGATGAAATCAACATCACCCAGAATCCCCAGCGGAGGGACAACAGCTCGCTCGTCGCGCTGGTGATGGGTATCCTTTCCATCGTCTGCAGTCTGACTGGGTTGATGCCGGTAGGCTTGGTGCTTGGCATCATTGGCATCGTCCAAGGAAACAAAAACCGGAAGATTGATTCGGAAGCCCATGCGGGATTCGTCT is a genomic window containing:
- the ade gene encoding adenine deaminase, producing MRSRRSWENGIAVADGRKLADLCVSGAHILDVFNKQWFDGDLLVSGGYIAGFAEPGKGKGKEMVDAHGLYLVPGLIDGHEHIESSYLAPSEFSNLVVPCGTTTVVADPHEICNVCGLDGLRYMLASSAKTPLSVQFMVPSCVPATDFEHAGATLLAKDIKKMFGKDRILGLGEMMNYPGVVSGTPFVLDKIWEAKLAGLPIDGHSPAVKGSGLDAYAGAGIKTDHECATPEELHDRIRRGMYVMLRQGSACRDLLNLLPWVNQHNITRCLFCTDDRQPKSILEEGHINNNVRMAIAHGMAAEDAYAIATINAADCYRLDDRGAIAPGRRADFLLVPDVSQANPSEVYVLGKLVAKDGRILAPSAPVEAKNVSGRMQVKDFSQKKLELHLASPHVRVIDIIPGSVVTGKGEADVTVEQGLWKHDPAQDILKIAVVERHHGTGNVGLGLIRGYGLKHGAIATSIAHDSHNIIVTGDNDADMEEAVKDLVSMGGGMTIIRDGKVVGHLALPIAGLMTTLSASEVNDQLGRLHELAYTELGVSRAVEPFMTLCFMALPVIPAYKVTDLGLFDVTTFQLVPLEK
- a CDS encoding NCS2 family permease; the protein is MEKFFKVKEKGSSVNTEIMAGVTTFLTMAYILAVTPGILSAAGMDFSKVFAATAIASAIATLVMAFCANLPFALAPGMGLNAFLTYTVCIGMQKSWQFALTAVFVEGLIFIALTAFNIREAIVNAIPANLKKAIGAGIGLFIAFIGMQNAGIISGSQATLVELSPTWYKGAPLLAMIGVLIIAILMARKVRGAILIGIIVCTIIGIPMGLTKYAGGSYVPPAPYFWPFDFHAVAQAPGEFIFVMFTFLFVDMFDTVGTLIGCANKTNMMDKDGNIVNCKQALFADAIGTTVGALLGTSTVTTFVESSSGIAEGGRTGMTSFVVAILFLLSLFLEPLFGSIPSAATAPALIIVGVLMMSPVKDMDWDDITEAVPGFLTMLFMIVAYSIADGIMMGILSFVLIKLISGRQKEITAMTWVLFGLFIFKIVMKALV